The region AGAAATCCCGCGCCGCCATCGACAAGGGCGAGAAGGTGCAGTTCATCGAAGTCGTGCGCAACGTGAACCGCTCGGTCGGCGCGATGCTGTCCGGCGCGCTGACGAAGGTGCATCCGGAGGGCCTGCCCGACGACAGCATCCGGATCCAGCTCGAAGGCACCGGCGGGCAGTCCTTCGGCGCGTTCCTCGCCAAGGGCATCACGCTCTACCTCATTGGCGACGCGAACGACTATACCGGCAAGGGCCTCTCTGGCGGTCGCATCGTGGTGCGTCCCAGCATCGACTTCCGCGGCGTCGCCACCGACAACATCATCATCGGCAACACGGCGCTCTACGGGGCGACGACCGGCGAGGCGTTCTTCAGCGGCGTGGCTGGTGAGCGGTTCGCGGTGCGCCTGTCCGGCGCCACGACGGTGGTGGAGGGGACCGGCGACCACGGCTGCGAATACATGACGGGCGGCACCGTGCTCGTGCTCGGCAAGACCGGCCGCAACTTCGCGGCGGGCATGTCCGGCGGCATCGCGTATGTGTACGACGAGGACGGCCAGTTCGCGAGCCGCTGCAACACGTCGATGGTCTCGCTGGAGCGTGTCGGCACGGCGGCCGAGCAGAAGGCCGGCAAGACGCGCATGCACAAGGACCAGGCCGACGAGACCCTGCTGAAGAAGCTGCTCGAGGAGCACAACCGCTGGACCGGCAGCAAGCGCGCGCGCGAACTGCTGGACCACTGGGCCACGTCGCGCACCAGGTTCGTGAAGGTCTTCCCGAACGAATACAAGCGCGCGCTCGCCGAGATGTACGAGCGCGAAGTGGAAGCAGCCAGCACCGGCAACAACGCGCACGTCGCGATGAAGCCCGACTCCGTCGCCGCAGCGTAAGGAACATCATGGGAAAGATCACCGGCTTCATGGAATTCGAGCGTCAGGAAGAGGGCTACCGCCCCGTTCCGGAGCGCGTGAAGAACTACAAGGAATTCGTCATCGGGCTCACCGACGACCAGGCCAAAGTGCAGGGCGCGCGATGCATGGATTGCGGCACGCCGTTTTGCAACAGCGGCTGCCCGGTCAACAACATCATCCCGGACTTCAACGACCTGGTGTACCGCCAGGACTGGCGCAACGCGTTCACGGTGCTGGACTCGACCAACAACTTCCCCGAGTTCACCGGCCGCATCTGCCCGGCGCCATGCGAGGAGGCCTGCGTCCTCAACGTGAACGACGACCCGGTCGGCATCAAGTCGATCGAGCATTCGATCATCGACCGCGCCTGGGAGCACGGCTGGGTGACGCCGCGTCCCCCCCGCATCAAGACCGGCAAGAAAGTTGCGGTCGTGGGTTCCGGCCCCGCGGGCATGGCCGCGGCGCAACAGCTGGCGCGCGCCGGGCATGACGTGACGCTCATCGAGAAGAACGACCGCATCGGCGGCCTGCTGCGCTACGGCATCCCCGACTTCAAGATGGAGAAGGTGCATATCGACCGCCGCGTGGAGCAGATGAAGGCCGAAGGCGTCACCATGCGCACGGGCACGATGGTGGGCAAGCTGCCCGAGGGCTCGAAGATCACCAACTGGGCGAAGGAAACCATCACGGCCGAGCAGCTCACCGCCGAATACGACGCGGTCGTGCTCACGGGCGGCGCGGAGCAATCGCGCGACCTGCCGGTGCCGGGCCGTGACCTGGACGGCATCCATTTCGCGATGGAGTTCCTGCCGCAGCAGAACAAGGTCAATGCGGGGGACAAGGTGAAGGGCCAGATCCGTGCGGACGGCAAGCACGTCATCGTGATCGGCGGCGGCGACACGGGTTCGGATTGCGTGGGCACCAGCAATCGCCATGGCGCCGCCAGCGTGACGCAGTTCGAGCTGATGCCCCAGCCTCCCGAGGAAGAGAACAAGCCGCTCACCTGGCCTTACTGGCCCTACAAGCTGCGCACCAGTTCGAGCCACGAGGAAGGGTGCGATCGCGAATTCGCGATCGCCACCAAGGAATTCATCGGCGAGAAGGGCAAGGTCACCGGCCTGAAGACCGTTCGGGTCGAATGGAAGGACGGCAAGATGATCGAGGTGCCGGGCAGCGAGCAGACGCTCAAGGCCGATCTCGTGCTGCTGGCGATGGGCTTCGTGAGCCCCGTCGGATCGGTGCTGGACGCCTTCGGCGTCGAGAAGGACAACCGCGGCAACGCGAAGGCCGGCACGGACTTCATCGGCGGCTACGCCACCAGTGTCCCCAAGGTGTTCGCCGCGGGCGACATGCGGCGCGGCCAGTCGCTGGTGGTCTGGGCCATCCGCGAGGGCCGGCAGGCGGCGCGCGCGGTGGATGAGTTCCTCATGGGATTCAGCGATCTGCCTCGCTGAAGGGATGGCGGGGGCGCCGCCAGCACGGCGGCGACTAGTAACTTATCATTCCGGGTTTCCCCGCTTGTTCCCCGGATGACATCACCCGACCCCTCGGCACTCGTCGAATGCCGCTCCCTGAGCTTTGGCTACGGCGAGCGGCGCATTCTCGACGACGTGAGCTTCACCGTGCCGAAAGGCAAGGTGACGGCCCTCATGGGCGCGTCGGGCGGCGGCAAGACGACCGTCCTGCGCCTGATCGGCGGGCAGGTGCGCGCCCAGCGCGGGCAGGTCCTTTTCGAGGGCGAGGACGTCGGCGCGATGGACGCCGGGGGCCTCTACCGGACACGCCGACGCATGGGGATGCTGTTCCAGTTCGGCGCGCTCTTCACCGACCTGAGCGTCTTCGACAACGTGGCCTTTCCCCTGCGCGAGCACACCTCCCTGTCCGAGGCGCTGGTGCGCGACATCGTGCTGATGAAGCTCAATGCCGTCGGCTTGCGGGGTGCCCGCGACCTGATGCCCAGCGAGATTTCCGGCGGGATGGCGCGCCGCGTCGCGCTGGCCCGCGCCATCGCATTGGACCCCGAACTCATCATGTACGACGAGCCTTTCGCGGGACTGGACCCGATCTCCCTGGGCACGGCGGCGCAGTTGATCCGCCGGCTCAACGATACGCTGGGGATCACGAGCATCGTCGTATCGCACGACCTGGAAGAGACCTTCCACATTGCCGACCAGGTGATCGTGCTTGCCAACGGCAAGGTCGCGGCGCAGGGGACGCCCGCCGAAGTGATGGCCTCCCAGGACCCGCTGGTCGACCAGTTCGTGCATGCGCGTCCCGACGGCCCGGTGCACTTCCACTACCACGGGCCGACCGTCGCGCAGGATTTCGGCGGAGGGTTCCAGGCATGAGCCCGCTGCACCCCGCGAGCATCGGCTATGCAACGCGGCGCAAACTCGGTGACATCGGCCATGCGGCACGCCTTTTCGTGCGCCTGGTGCGCCTCTTCGGCGCGGCGATGCGCCGCTTCGGGCTCGTGCGCGACCAGATCCATTTCCTGGGCAACTACTCGCTCGCCATCGTCGCGGTGTCCGGGCTTTTCGTCGGCTTCGTGCTGGGCCTGCAGGGTTACTACACCTTGCAGCGCTACGGCTCGTCGGAAGCCCTGGGCCTCCTCGTCGCCCTCAGTCTCGTGCGCGAGCTGGGGCCGGTGGTGACAGCGCTGCTCTTCGCGGGGCGGGCGGGGACGTCGCTCACCGCCGAGATCGGCCTGATGAAGGCCGGCGAGCAACTGAGCGCCATGGAGATGATGGCCGTCGACCCGGTGCGCCGCGTCCTCGCGCCGCGTTTCTGGGCCGGCGTGATCGCGATGCCGGTGCTCGCCGCGGTGTTCAGCGCGGTCGGCATCGTGGGCGGCTGGGTGGTCGGCGTCGTCCTGATCGGGGTGGACCCGGGTGCCTTCTGGGGCCAGATGCAGGGCGGCGTGGACGTCTGGCGCGATGTGGGCAACGGCGTCATCAAGAGCATGGTGTTCGGCGTGACGGTGACTTTCGTCGCGCTGCTCGAAGGATTCGAAGCGCACCCGACGCCCGAAGGGGTGTCGCGCGCGACGACGCGCACGGTGGTCGTGGCGTCGCTGGCGGTGCTGGGGCTGGATTTCATCCTCACCACCCTGATGTTCAGTATCTAGGAAAGAACGACATGGATCGCTCCAAAAATGATGTGTGGGTCGGCCTCTTCGTGCTGGTGGGCGCGGTGGCCATCCTGTTTCTTGCCTTGCAATCGGCCAACCTGCTGTCCCTGAGCTTCCAGCCGACCTACCGCGTCGTCGCGAAGTTCGACAACATCGGCGGGTTGAAGCGCCAGGCGGCGGTGAAGAGCGCGGGCGTCGTGGTGGGCCGCGTCGAATCCATCCTGTTCGACGACAAGTCCTTCCAGGCGCAGGTCGCACTGGCCATGGACACGCGCTATGCCTTTCCCAGGGACAGCTCCCTGAAGATCCTCACCAGCGGCCTGCTCGGGGAGCAGTACGTGGGTGTCGAAGCGGGGGCCGACACGAAAAACCTCGCCGCCGGCGACACCATCACCACCACGCAATCCGCGGTGGTGCTCGAAAACCTGATCGGGCAATTCCTCTACAACAAGGCGGCGGACGGCGCCAATGCGGGAAGCGCGCCCAAGAAATGACGACCATGACGACAACGACCCCCATTTCCCGACTCCTCCCGCGCGGCGCCCGAGCGGCAAACCTGTTCGCCATGGCCGCGTTGGCGTTCGCACTCGCCGGCTGCGCTTCGTTCAACCAGAACCCGCGCGATCCGCTGGAGCCCATGAACCGCGAAGTGACGAAGTTCAACGAAGGCGTGGACTCCATCCTCCTCAAACCAGCGGCGACGGTCTACAAGAAGGCGGTTCCGGCGATGGTTCGCACGGGCGTGTCCAACTTCTTCGGCAACCTCGGCGACGCATGGTCCTTCGTCAACAGCGCGCTGCAGTTCAAGTTCCAGAACGCCGCCGAGAACTTCATGCGGCTGAACGTGAACACTTTCTTCGGCCTGGGCGGCATCCTGGACGTGGCCAGCGAATTCAACATCGAGCGGCATCGCGAGGACTTCGGCCAGACGCTGGGCCGCTGGGGCGTGCCCGCCGGCCCGTACATCGTGCTGCCGCTCCTCGGGCCCTCGACCCTGCGCGATACGCTCGCCCTGCCGATCGACCGCAAGGCCGACCCGGTGCACCAGGTGGACCCGGCGAGCGCCCGCAATTCCCTGTATGTCCTGCATGCCGTGGATGTGCGTTCGAACCTCCTGCGTGTCGGCAGCGTGATCGACGAAGCCGCGCTGGACAAGTACAGCTTCACGCGCGAGGCTCATCTGCAGCGGCGCCGCGCGGAGATCTTCGAGAGCAAGGAATCCGACGGCGAGGAGCCCAAGGCCGACGGCACGGCCGCGACGCCCAACGCGCCGCCTCCCGCCGCGCCCGCCGCGAGCCAACCGGCATCGGCTCCCGCGCGTTAGGGTTGCAGACGGTTTCCTTTCGCCGTGGCGCCGGTGGAACCGGCCTGCGCGCGGATGTTCCAAACGAGGTTGCGGCTGTGTTCCGCTTGAAAGGTAGTTGAATGAAGCGACGTGTGGTGAATCAATTGGCCGTGGTCCTGCTGGGCTTCGCGGCTTTCGGCGGCCTGGTCCCGCTGGCACGGGCGGCCGACGAGGCGCCCGACGCGCTGGTCAAGCGCCTCTCCGATGAAGTGCTGGCGTCGATCAAGGCCGACAAGGCGATCCAGGGCGGCGACACCAACCGCATCCTTGCGCTGGTGGACAGCAAGATCATGCCGAACGTGAATTTCCAGCGCATGACCGCCGCCGCGGTGGGCCCGGCCTGGCGCCAGGCGACGCCCGAGCAGCAAAAGCGGCTGCAGGACGAATTCAAGACGCTGCTGATCCGCACCTACTCCGGGGCCCTGGCGCAGGTGGACGAGCAGTCCATCAGCATCAAGCCGCAGCGCAGCGCGCCGACCGACACCGAAGTCGTGGTGCGCACCGAAATCCGCGGCCGCGGCGATCCGATCCAGCTCGATTACCGGCTCGAGAAGACCCCGGGGCAGGGGGCGGGATGGAAGATCTACAACCTCAACGTGCTGGGCGTGTGGCTGGTGGAAACGTATCGCAGCCAGTTCGCGCAGGAGATCAACTCCAAGGGTCTCGACGGGCTCATCACCGCCCTCAGCGACCGCAACAAGACAAACGCCGCCAAGAAGGGCTGAAGCCGATGCTGGTGCTTCCCGCCGAGCTGACGCACGAACATGCGGTCGCGTGCTGCCGCATGCTCTCGCAGGCTTTGCGGGCACAGCCCGGTGCCGCCGTCGTGGTCGATGCGGCCCCGCTGCAGAACTTCGATTCCTCCGCACTGGCGGTGCTGCTCGAGTGCCGGCGCGACACGCTGGCGGCAGGCAAGACCTTCGCGGTGACGCGCCTTCCGGCCCGCCTGCTGGAACTCGCCACGCTCTACGGCGTCGCCGAGCTGCTTCCGGCGGCTGCGTAGGCCCATTCCGGCGCAGCAGGGCGGCCGGCGCATGGCCCGGTAAAATCGCGCGCTCATGCCCGCGATCTCCTTCCAAGCTGTCTCCAAGACCTATCCCTCGCCGCGAGGCGGATCGCTGAAGGCGCTCGATGGCGTCAGCTTCGACATCGAGCAGGGCGAGTTCTTCGGGCTGCTCGGGCCGAACGGCGCGGGCAAGACCACCCTGATCAGCATCCTCGCGGGCCTGTCGCGCGCCACGTCGGGCCGCGTGACGGTGCACGGCTTCGATGTGCAATCGGATTACGCGCAGGCGAGGCGGCACCTGGGGGTCGTCCCGCAGGAACTGGTGTTCGATCCGTTCTTCAACGTGCGCGAGGCGTTGCGCATCCAGTCCGGCTATTTCGGCGTGCGCAACAACGAGGCGTGGATTTCGGAACTGCTCGAGAGCCTGGGCCTGGCCGACAAGGCCGAATCCAACATGCGCCAGCTTTCCGGCGGCATGAAGCGCCGGATGCTCGTGGCGCAGGCACTCGTGCACAAACCGCCCGTGATCGTGCTCGACGAGCCCACCGCCGGCGTCGACGTCGAACTGCGCCAGACCCTCTGGCAATTCGTGGCGAAGTTGAACAAGGCAGGCTCCACGGTCCTGCTCACGACGCATTACCTGGAAGAGGCGGAGGCGCTGTGCGGCCGCATCGCGATGCTCAAGACCGGCCGTGTCGTGGCGCTGGAGCGCACGAGCGAGCTGCTGAAGGCCGCGTCCAGCAACGTGCTGCGGTTCAAGCTCGATGGCGTGCTGCCCGCGCAGTTCGAGGGCAAGGCCCGCGTGACGGGTCGGATCGTGCAGTTGCCGGCGCACGATGCGCACGAGATCGAGCAACACCTGGCGGTGATCCGGCAGGCGGGCTTGCGGGTCGAGGACGTCGAGATCCGCAAGGCGGACCTCGAAGACGTCTTTCTGGAGGTGATGTCGGGCAAGTCCGGGCAGGCCGCGGCCGGGGTTCCCGCATGACCGGCTGGCGCACGCTCCTGTACAAGGAAACCTTGCGGTTCTGGAAGGTCGGTTTCCAGACCGTCGCAGCGCCGGTGCTGACGGCCGTGCTTTACATGCTGATCTTCGGCCACGTGATGCAGGCGAAGGTCACGGTGTACGACAACGTGAGCTACACCGCCTTCCTCGTGCCCGGGCTCGTGATGATGAGCGTGCTGCAGAACTCGTTCGCCAACAGTTCGTCCTCGCTCATCCAGGGCAAGATCATGGGCAGCCTCGTGTTCGTGCTGCTCACGCCGCTGTCGCATTGGAGCTGGTTCTTCGCGTACGTCGGCTCCTCGGTCGTGCGCGGGCTGGCGGTCGGGCTGGGGGTGTTCGCGGTCACCGTGTGGTTCGGGCATCCAGGCTTCGTCGCCCCGCTGTGGATCCTCGTGTTCGCGGTGCTGGGTGCCGGCATCCTGGGCGCGCTGGGCGTGATCGCTGGGCTGTGGGCCGAGAAGTTCGACCAGATGGCCGCTTTCCAGAACTTCGTGATCATGCCCATGACCTTCCTGTCCGGCGTGTTCTATTCGATCCACTCGTTGCCCGCCTTCTGGCAGGGCGTGAGCCACCTCAACCCCTTTTTCTACATGATCGACGGCTTTCGCTACGGCTTCTTCGGCGTGAGCGACGTCTCCCCATGGCTCAGCCTGGCGATCGTCGGCACGGCGATGGCGGTGGTGAGCAGCATCGCGGTGCACCTCCTGCGCATCGGCTACAAGATCCGTGGATGAAAATAGCGCTTTTGACGACATGACCGCCGACGAACTCCAATCCCTGATTGCCGCCGGGCTGCCCTGCGACCACCTGCAGGTGGCCGGCGACGGCCGCCATTGGGAAGCCGTCGTCGTGTCGCGCGAATTCGAGGGCAAGCGCCTGATCCAGCGGCACCAGCGCGTCTACGCCACGCTGGGTGCGAGAATGCATACCGACGAGGTACATGCGCTCTCGATGAAGACCTTAACGCCCACCGAGTGGGCGGCCCAACCACACTGAAATCCGTCATGGACAAGCTTTTGATTCGCGGGGGGCGCCAGCTCCACGGCGAGGTCCGGATATCCGGGGCCAAGAACGCCGCATTGCCCGAGCTGTGCGCCGCGCTGCTCACCGACCAGCCCGTGGTACTCCACAACGTGCCGCGCCTGCAGGACGTGAGCACCATGCTCACCCTGCTGCGCAACATGGGCGTGGTGATCGAGCGCGACAGCCAGGGTACGGTCACCATCGATTCCAGCCGCCTGAGCTCGCCCGAAGCGCCCTACGAGCTGGTGAAGACCATGCGCGCCTCCGTGCTCGCGCTGGGCCCGCTGACCGCGCGGTTCGGCGAAGCCACGGTGTCCCTGCCCGGCGGCTGCGCGATTGGCTCGCGTCCGGTGGACCAGCACATCAAGGGCATGCAGGCGATGGGCGCGGAGATCGTGGTCGAGCACGGCTACATGATCGCGAAGCTGCCCAAGGGCCGCACGCGCCTGAAGGGGGCGAGCATCCGCACCGACATGGTGACGGTGACGGGCACCGAGAACTTCCTGATGGCCGCCGCGCTTGCGGAAGGCGAGACGGTGCTCGAAAACGCCGCGCAGGAGCCGGAGATCACCGACCTCGCCGAGATGCTGATCAAGATGGGCGCGCGCATCGAGGGACACGGCACCGGGCGCATCGTGATCCAGGGCGTGGAAAAGCTGTCCGGCTGCACGCACCAGGTGGTCGCGGACCGCATCGAGGCGGGCACCTTCCTGTGCGCCGTCGCCGCGACGGGCGGCGACGTCGTGCTGCGGCACGGGCGCGCCGATCATCTCGAAGCCGTCATCGACAAGCTGCGCGACGCGGGCGCCAGCGTGGCCGCCGTGGAAGACGGCATCCACCTGCATTCGCAGGGCCGCCTGATCGCGCAGAGCTTCCGCACCACCGAATACCCGGGCTTTCCGACCGACATGCAGGCGCAGTTCATGGCCCTGAACGTGATCGCCGACGGGCCGTCGAAGGTGACAGAAACCAT is a window of Caenimonas aquaedulcis DNA encoding:
- a CDS encoding glutamate synthase subunit beta; translated protein: MGKITGFMEFERQEEGYRPVPERVKNYKEFVIGLTDDQAKVQGARCMDCGTPFCNSGCPVNNIIPDFNDLVYRQDWRNAFTVLDSTNNFPEFTGRICPAPCEEACVLNVNDDPVGIKSIEHSIIDRAWEHGWVTPRPPRIKTGKKVAVVGSGPAGMAAAQQLARAGHDVTLIEKNDRIGGLLRYGIPDFKMEKVHIDRRVEQMKAEGVTMRTGTMVGKLPEGSKITNWAKETITAEQLTAEYDAVVLTGGAEQSRDLPVPGRDLDGIHFAMEFLPQQNKVNAGDKVKGQIRADGKHVIVIGGGDTGSDCVGTSNRHGAASVTQFELMPQPPEEENKPLTWPYWPYKLRTSSSHEEGCDREFAIATKEFIGEKGKVTGLKTVRVEWKDGKMIEVPGSEQTLKADLVLLAMGFVSPVGSVLDAFGVEKDNRGNAKAGTDFIGGYATSVPKVFAAGDMRRGQSLVVWAIREGRQAARAVDEFLMGFSDLPR
- a CDS encoding ABC transporter ATP-binding protein translates to MTSPDPSALVECRSLSFGYGERRILDDVSFTVPKGKVTALMGASGGGKTTVLRLIGGQVRAQRGQVLFEGEDVGAMDAGGLYRTRRRMGMLFQFGALFTDLSVFDNVAFPLREHTSLSEALVRDIVLMKLNAVGLRGARDLMPSEISGGMARRVALARAIALDPELIMYDEPFAGLDPISLGTAAQLIRRLNDTLGITSIVVSHDLEETFHIADQVIVLANGKVAAQGTPAEVMASQDPLVDQFVHARPDGPVHFHYHGPTVAQDFGGGFQA
- the mlaE gene encoding lipid asymmetry maintenance ABC transporter permease subunit MlaE; the protein is MSPLHPASIGYATRRKLGDIGHAARLFVRLVRLFGAAMRRFGLVRDQIHFLGNYSLAIVAVSGLFVGFVLGLQGYYTLQRYGSSEALGLLVALSLVRELGPVVTALLFAGRAGTSLTAEIGLMKAGEQLSAMEMMAVDPVRRVLAPRFWAGVIAMPVLAAVFSAVGIVGGWVVGVVLIGVDPGAFWGQMQGGVDVWRDVGNGVIKSMVFGVTVTFVALLEGFEAHPTPEGVSRATTRTVVVASLAVLGLDFILTTLMFSI
- the mlaD gene encoding outer membrane lipid asymmetry maintenance protein MlaD, which gives rise to MDRSKNDVWVGLFVLVGAVAILFLALQSANLLSLSFQPTYRVVAKFDNIGGLKRQAAVKSAGVVVGRVESILFDDKSFQAQVALAMDTRYAFPRDSSLKILTSGLLGEQYVGVEAGADTKNLAAGDTITTTQSAVVLENLIGQFLYNKAADGANAGSAPKK
- a CDS encoding MlaA family lipoprotein, translating into MAALAFALAGCASFNQNPRDPLEPMNREVTKFNEGVDSILLKPAATVYKKAVPAMVRTGVSNFFGNLGDAWSFVNSALQFKFQNAAENFMRLNVNTFFGLGGILDVASEFNIERHREDFGQTLGRWGVPAGPYIVLPLLGPSTLRDTLALPIDRKADPVHQVDPASARNSLYVLHAVDVRSNLLRVGSVIDEAALDKYSFTREAHLQRRRAEIFESKESDGEEPKADGTAATPNAPPPAAPAASQPASAPAR
- a CDS encoding MlaC/ttg2D family ABC transporter substrate-binding protein, with the protein product MKRRVVNQLAVVLLGFAAFGGLVPLARAADEAPDALVKRLSDEVLASIKADKAIQGGDTNRILALVDSKIMPNVNFQRMTAAAVGPAWRQATPEQQKRLQDEFKTLLIRTYSGALAQVDEQSISIKPQRSAPTDTEVVVRTEIRGRGDPIQLDYRLEKTPGQGAGWKIYNLNVLGVWLVETYRSQFAQEINSKGLDGLITALSDRNKTNAAKKG
- a CDS encoding STAS domain-containing protein, yielding MLVLPAELTHEHAVACCRMLSQALRAQPGAAVVVDAAPLQNFDSSALAVLLECRRDTLAAGKTFAVTRLPARLLELATLYGVAELLPAAA
- a CDS encoding ABC transporter ATP-binding protein, which encodes MPAISFQAVSKTYPSPRGGSLKALDGVSFDIEQGEFFGLLGPNGAGKTTLISILAGLSRATSGRVTVHGFDVQSDYAQARRHLGVVPQELVFDPFFNVREALRIQSGYFGVRNNEAWISELLESLGLADKAESNMRQLSGGMKRRMLVAQALVHKPPVIVLDEPTAGVDVELRQTLWQFVAKLNKAGSTVLLTTHYLEEAEALCGRIAMLKTGRVVALERTSELLKAASSNVLRFKLDGVLPAQFEGKARVTGRIVQLPAHDAHEIEQHLAVIRQAGLRVEDVEIRKADLEDVFLEVMSGKSGQAAAGVPA
- a CDS encoding ABC transporter permease, producing MTGWRTLLYKETLRFWKVGFQTVAAPVLTAVLYMLIFGHVMQAKVTVYDNVSYTAFLVPGLVMMSVLQNSFANSSSSLIQGKIMGSLVFVLLTPLSHWSWFFAYVGSSVVRGLAVGLGVFAVTVWFGHPGFVAPLWILVFAVLGAGILGALGVIAGLWAEKFDQMAAFQNFVIMPMTFLSGVFYSIHSLPAFWQGVSHLNPFFYMIDGFRYGFFGVSDVSPWLSLAIVGTAMAVVSSIAVHLLRIGYKIRG
- a CDS encoding BolA family protein — its product is MTADELQSLIAAGLPCDHLQVAGDGRHWEAVVVSREFEGKRLIQRHQRVYATLGARMHTDEVHALSMKTLTPTEWAAQPH
- the murA gene encoding UDP-N-acetylglucosamine 1-carboxyvinyltransferase; amino-acid sequence: MDKLLIRGGRQLHGEVRISGAKNAALPELCAALLTDQPVVLHNVPRLQDVSTMLTLLRNMGVVIERDSQGTVTIDSSRLSSPEAPYELVKTMRASVLALGPLTARFGEATVSLPGGCAIGSRPVDQHIKGMQAMGAEIVVEHGYMIAKLPKGRTRLKGASIRTDMVTVTGTENFLMAAALAEGETVLENAAQEPEITDLAEMLIKMGARIEGHGTGRIVIQGVEKLSGCTHQVVADRIEAGTFLCAVAATGGDVVLRHGRADHLEAVIDKLRDAGASVAAVEDGIHLHSQGRLIAQSFRTTEYPGFPTDMQAQFMALNVIADGPSKVTETIFENRFMHVNEMVRLGAKIQVDGKFAVIEGVEKLSGAMVMATDLRASASLVIAGLVAEGETIVDRIYHLDRGYDQMEAKLRAIGADIERIK